Proteins co-encoded in one Xiphophorus hellerii strain 12219 chromosome 10, Xiphophorus_hellerii-4.1, whole genome shotgun sequence genomic window:
- the taok2b gene encoding serine/threonine-protein kinase TAO2 isoform X1: MPLSVRAGSLKDPEVAELFCREDPEKLFTDLREIGHGSFGAVYFAHDIRTNEVVAIKKMSYSGKQSNEKWQDIIKEVKFLQKLRHPNTVEYRGCYLREHTAWLVMEYCLGSASDLLEVHKKPLQEVEIAAITHGALQGLVYLHSHNMIHRDVKAGNILLTEPGQVKLGDFGSASIVAPANSFVGTPYWMAPEVILAMDEGQYDGKVDVWSLGITCIELAERKPPLFNMNAMSALYHIAQNESPMLQSNHWSDYFRNFVESCLQKLAQDRPTSDVLLKHHFLCRERPMTVVMDLIARTKDAVRELDNLQYRKMKKILFHEAHNGPAPEGGDEEEDVEGYMLRTGTVNSMESSHSLPSMSISASSQSSSVNSLADGSDDSGEMAMMQEGEHTVTSNSSVLHKPLSHDNIYDDPYQPEVDSQREASSGGGGGGGEGGGRRRRRDHFATIRTASLVTRQIQEHEQGSALREQMSGYKRMRRQHQKQLMGLENKLKSEMDEHQLRLDKELENQRNNFSMELEKLSKKHQAVLEKETKAVLTEEKKFQQHILGQQKKELTSLLDSQKRQYRQRKEQLKEELNENQSTPKREKQEWLVHQKECMQQLQAEEEAGLLRRQRQYYELQSRQYKRKMLLGRHNLEQDLLREDLNKKQTLKDLECAMLLRHHESTQELEFRQLGVVQRTRADLIRTQHQTELTNQMEYNKRREQELRQKHAVEVRQQPKSLKVSEGRDGEAAPGGRGLEPDDVEECEEDPDGAAELRDDEAVREEGKGSEVREVEGVQWAYEGDQSEVCHVESDEEEEEGRGVADGCPSELDDLSEFYFPDAPEELNTVAAAAPPPPPQSSLPSLFSHAVCLLLSLSAAAQPSNLTLLLLSVFLLSLRRSPPLPSLASVVLSAELVFLALFFSYLLLRYCCALSLSSFLWLSLWGGGVFSLALAVSLGLYYIPFILVSASFLSSPAIFLSLFLLVALAVRPARSFLQRAPRKLNRLCMRVLFRLPRPLFAMLQSVLGGVAERNLYEMFPKAGRNWGVRQSRIPVPLKSLPSEHHARRRCHSNSRLAKLLLWVGRFGRRPLGVLTDFANTVILKLARRVVTNLPLRVRVKLRTLGLLRKELPSRLPRLLPREVRERRQRERSRRKMREERMRMYREETRWECGLRRTASGRFERGKLRPWR; encoded by the exons ATGCCGTTGAGTGTGCGGGCCGGGAGCCTGAAGGACCCGGAGGTGGCGGAGCTGTTCTGCAGGGAGGACCCCGAGAAGCTCTTCACCGACCTCAGGGAGATCGGCCATGGGAGCTTTGGCGCCGTCTACTTT GCCCACGACATCCGCACCAATGAGGTGGTGGCGATCAAGAAGATGTCCTACAGCGGCAAACAGTCCAATGAG AAATGGCAGGACATCATCAAGGAAGTGAAGTTTCTCCAGAAGCTGCGCCACCCGAACACGGTGGAGTACCGAGGCTGCTACCTGAGAGAGCACACCGCCTGG CTGGTGATGGAGTACTGTTTGGGTTCCGCCTCCGACCTGCTAGAAG TCCACAAGAAACCCCTCCAAGAGGTGGAAATAGCTGCCATTACCCACGGTGCTTTGCAGGGACTGGTCTACCTTCACTCTCACAACATGATTCACAG GGATGTGAAAGCAGGAAACATCTTGctaacagaaccgggtcaggtcAAACTGGGAGACTTCGGCTCTGCTTCTATTGTTGCTCCGGCCAACTCCTTCGTGGGAACACCTTACTG GATGGCTCCTGAGGTGATCCTCGCCATGGACGAGGGACAGTACGACGGGAAGGTGGATGTGTGGTCACTTGGCATTACCTGCATAGAGCTGg CGGAGAGGAAGCCGCCGCTGTTCAACATGAATGCTATGAGTGCCTTATACCACATCGCCCAGAATGAGAGCCCCATGCTGCAGTCGAATCACTG GTCGGATTATTTCCGCAATTTTGTGGAGTCCTGTTTGCAAAAGCTGGCCCAGGACAGACCTACCTCTGACGTGCTGCTGAAG CACCATTTCCTATGCAGGGAGCGCCCCATGACGGTGGTGATGGATCTGATCGCTCGAACCAAGGACGCCGTCCGCGAGCTCGACAACCTGCAGTACCGCAAGATGAAGAAAATCCTGTTTCACGAGGCCCACAACGGTCCGGCACCGGAAGGAGGGGATGAGGAAGAG GATGTGGAAGGGTACATGCTGCGCACCGGCACAGTGAACAGCATGGAGAGCTCCCACTCCCTGCCGTCCATGTCGATCAGCGCCAGCTCCCAGAGCAGCTCCGTCAACAGCCTGGCCGACGGCTCGGACGACAGCGGCGAGATGGCCATGATGCAGGAGGGCGAGCACACCGTCACCTCCAACAGCTCCGTCCTGCACAAACCTCTG AGCCACGACAACATCTACGATGATCCCTATCAGCCAGAGGTCGACTCTCAACGAGAAGCTTCATCTGGCGGCGGCGGGGGAGGAGGGGAAGGCGGTGGCAGACGTCGACGGCGAGACCACTTTGCCACCATCAGGACCGCCTCGCTGGTGACCCGTCAGATCCAGGAACATGAGCAGGGCTCGGCTCTTAGGGAGCAGATGTCTGG GTACAAACGGATGCGGCGACAGCatcagaagcagctgatgggtctGGAGAACAAGCTGAAATCAGAGATGGACGAGCACCAATTGAGGCTTGATAAGGAGCTGGAGAACCAGAGGAACAATTTCTCCATGGAGCTGGAAAAACTGTCGAAGAAGCACCAGGCTGTCCTGGAGAAGGAG aCGAAGGCGGTCCTGACAGAGGAGAAGAAGTTCCAGCAGCACATTCTGGGTCAGCAGAAGAAGGAGCTGACCAGCCTGCTGGATTCCCAGAAGCGACAGTACCGACAGCGCAAAGAGCAACTGAAAGAG GAACTGAACGAGAACCAGTCGACGCCGAAGCGAGAGAAGCAGGAATGGCTGGTGCACCAGAAGGAGTgcatgcagcagctgcaggcggAGGAAGAAGCCGGCCTGCTGCGGAGGCAGCGGCAGTATTATGAGCTGCAGAGCCGCCAGTACAAGAGGAAGATGCTGCTCGGACGCCACAACCTGGAGCAGGATCTGCTCAGAGAG GACCTGAACAAGAAGCAGACCCTGAAGGACCTGGAGTGCGCCATGCTGCTGCGGCACCACGAGTCGACGCAGGAGCTGGAGTTCCGGCAGCTGGGCGTGGTGCAGCGGACGCGCGCCGACCTGATCCGCACGCAGCACCAGACCGAGCTCACCAACCAGATGGAGTACAACAAGCGGCGCGAGCAGGAGCTGCGGCAGAAACACGCCGTGGAGGTCCGCCAGCAGCCCAAAAGCCTCAAAGTGAGTGAGGGCCGGGACGGCGAGGCGGCGCcgggggggcggggcttagagcCAGACGACGTGGAGGAGTGTGAGGAAGATCCGGACGGAGCCGCAGAGCTCCGAGACGACGAGGCGGTTAGAGAGGAAGGGAAAGGAAGTGAAGTGAGAGAGGTAGAGGGGGTGCAGTGGGCGTACGAGGGCGATCAAAGCGAGGTGTGTCACGTTGagtctgatgaagaggaagaggagggccGCGGCGTGGCCGACGGATGTCCGTCTGAGCTCGACGACTTGTCAGAGTTCTACTTCCCCGACGCGCCGGAGGAACTGAACACGGTCGCCGCCGCGGCCCCGCCTCCCCCGCCGCAGTCCTCCCTCCCCTCCCTGTTCTCCCACGCCGTCTGCCTGCTGCTCTCGCTCTCCGCTGCCGCGCAGCCGTCCAACCtcacgctgctgctgctctctgtctTCCTGCTGTCGCTGCGCCGCTCGCCGCCGCTGCCTTCACTGGCGTCCGTCGTGCTGTCGGCCGAGCTCGTCTTCCTGGCGCTCTTCTTCTCCTACCTGCTGCTGCGCTACTGCTGCGcgctctccctctcctccttccTGTGGCTCAGCCTGTGGGGTGGCGGCGTCTTCAGCCTGGCGCTCGCCGTCAGCCTGGGGCTCTACTACATCCCCTTCATTCTCGTCTCCGCCTCCTTCCTCAGCTCCCCGGCcatcttcctttctctctttctgctcgTCGCGCTCGCCGTTCGGCCGGCGCGGAGCTTCCTCCAGCGGGCGCCGCGGAAGCTCAACCGCTTGTGCATGCGCGTGCTGTTCCGCTTGCCCCGCCCCCTTTTCGCCATGCTGCAGTCGGTTCTGGGCGGCGTGGCAGAGCGGAACCTTTACGAAATGTTCCCCAAAGCCGGGCGCAACTGGGGCGTCCGCCAATCGCGGATCCCCGTCCCTTTGAAGAGCTTACCCTCCGAGCATCACGCCCGCCGCCGTTGCCACAGCAACTCACGCCTGGCGAAGCTGCTGCTTTGGGTCGGGCGATTCGGAAGGCGGCCGCTAGGGGTCCTCACAGACTTTGCCAACACTGTGATCTTGAAACTCGCCAGGCGGGTCGTTACGAACCTCCCGTTGCGCGTCCGGGTCAAACTCCGAACCCTGGGGCTCCTGAGGAAGGAGCTACCCAGCCGGTTGCCACGGTTACTGCCGCGGGAGGTCCGAGAGAGGAGGCAGAGGGAGcggagcaggaggaagatgagggaGGAGAGGATGAGGATGTATCGCGAAGAAACGAGATGGGAGTGCGGGTTGAGGCGAACCGCATCCGGAAGGTTTGAGAGAGGGAAACTCCGACCGTggagataa